The genome window TGGGTGTGCCGGTTGTTTTGCCCTCAAACACTCCCGATAGCACTTCAAATTCGTCTGCTTCCTTCCGTTGCGTGGTAATTCTCGACTGTCCTGGCTTGCGCCTGGTCAGCTCGCTTTGTATAAAGTCTGAGTCGAAATTGACGCCTGCCGGGCACCCTTCTATGATCACACCAATGCCCGCTCCGTGCGACTCACCGAATGTGGCTATTTTGAATATCTTACCGTACGTACTTCCCATTAAAAATTTACTTTCTGAATACCCAAACCATTGCGATCAATAGCAGAATCACTATGCCGTTGGTGGTGTCTTTTAAAATCTTTTTATAATCTATTGAATCTTTGCTGCTATCAAGGCTTTCCAGGTTGTCGTACAGCCCGGAAGAGCCGCTCAGTGATAAGTTGGCAAGCTTATAGTCCTCGCCCTTTACAGAAAGCATTTTTGCGGACCGCAATGTATCATACTTTGCTTTTGACGAATTGAAATATACCCATTGAAAATACCGTCCTAACGGAAATTCCCCGTCCTTTCTGGGAACAACAAAGTAATCGAAAGTTTTCTCCCCTACCACACTTTGGTAGCTTCTTTTAATGATTTGACTTACTTCCGGCGGATAAATGTCAAATGTAGAGTTGGATTGGATCGTCGGTGCCGGAATAGCGGCAATGTTCCCAACGCCTTCCACCTTGAACATGTAACGCACGCTCTCGCCGGGATAAACGAGCGTGCTGGACAGATTCTCCTTTAATGCATACTGCCCAACCGCAACCTGATCCCTTAACGGATGATCCGGCAACTGGCGCACGACAATAGCCGCCTTGTTCGACCTGAACGACCTCACCACTTTCCGCTCCACATTTACTGCCTTGCTGTTATCGATAACAAGCATTTGCAGGGCGATCGAAGGAAAAACAATGTCTTCGGTCGTGATCGGGAAAAGCCGGGCCTGGTACATGTTATATTCCGTATACCGGCGGCCTCTGATTGTTATGCGACGTTTGACAATTTCCTCAATGCCCACATTCTCTTCCCAGCAATTCGCCGGCCGTAACTGTTTGAGGATAGATTGCAATTGCTCATTGAACCGGTAAAATTCCATTTGTACCGGCGCATTCTCAGCAATGTATAGAGAAATGCGCAACGCAAATCCTTCCCTAATAAAAACTGCCTTTTTATCCGTCTGGACGGACAGGAAAATCCCGTCGCCTGTATCTTCCACATCCGCCTCAAAAGTAGGGCTCACGCCTACGGAAACAGCGTCTCCCGGGCTTGCTTGCTGAGAAAAGACAACCATTGTCTCTTCTGATTTTAATTTGAGGCTGTTGATCGTGATTACGAACGCGGGAATGAGGTAGTTCCCTGGCTTAGCTGCGAAGTATTCCTGTGTGATGGTTTGTATCACCACTTTCTTGCCATACACCGTGCTGATGGCACTGGTTGCTGACTTGCTTCTTTTTTCCAACCCGTTTATTTCCGGAAAAATAACCGCCGGCCGCGTTTCTGCATCACGCAGAACAACCGATATAAGGAAAGGCTGATCCAATGATAAGTTTTTGGATCCTAATTCAATGGTAGAGGCGTCATTAATAGTCTGGGCCAGAAGCGTACCAGAAAAACACAAAATAATATTTAATAACGCATATAATTTCATTAAATATTTTCGTTAGCTTTATTAGGAATTGCCGCTCTCAGACGTTTTTAATTTAATTCTGATGCATATTATTCACTTCCCTAAACCACAAAATTACATAATACTATGGCCTCCATGCTTGAATACATAAAAATTATTCTGCAGAAAGTTAGTTTCGACCGCAGATTGTTTGAAAAAGAACTTAGAAAAGCAATCCGTATGTTGATGCCAGCCGAGGTAAAAAGATTACGACAATGGTGTTACGATAATTACGGAACGGTTCATCTACCAGTACTCAATACTTGTTTTGCGCGCCTGTCTTCATTGGGCTAGCATTTTTTAAATTTTTATAATGAAAGAAGCCGCTTGGATATCCAAGCGGCTTCTTTCATTATAACCTAACCGAATTATTTTTTCTTCGGTGTTGCTGCTGCTTTTGTTTTAGCACCAGCTTTTGCGCCTGCTGCTGGCTGCGTTTCAGCTGTTGGCGTAGCTAATCCTAATGCTTCTTTTGCAGATATGTTATCCGGATCCACTTTTAGAAGTTTCTCCCAATATTCCTTCGCCTTTGCTTCATCTTTCAATGTAGTTTGAGCGTGGAATGCAAGATAGCCATAAGCCAATTTCAAATAAGACTTGTATTTGCTTGGATCTGGATCTTTTTCAGCCAGTTCAGTCAATCTCAAATAGTAAGGCTGAGAAATTCCCTTGTCAACGTTTTCTTGTCTGTCATATGCATTGTAAAGCGTACTTGCTCTCCAATAGTATCCATATGGCCAGTCAGGAAGTTTCTGAGTAACAGTCGCGAAGATCGAATCTGCTTTCAGGAATAATGTACGTCTTTCCATTGAAATCTTCGCACTGTCTGCATAGTTTGAATCTGCAGCAGTTGGAAGCACTTTCGCAGTTGCCATCTGGAAGTTAGACAAACCAGTGTAGTAATAGTCATTCGCGCTTGCTTTTGCAGTATCCAATGCGATACCTTTTTCAAAAGTTGCAGCAGCGTTCGGGAAATCTTTCGCAGCATAATACAGGGCAGCAACTTCTTTGTATGCAGTTGCAGCTTCTGCTTTGCTCGTATCCATATCAGCACCTTTCAAAATGTAAGCAACACCGGTCGAGTCATATCCTTTTCCGTCTGTTACTTTCTGGTTGTATGCACGACCCAAATATTTGTAGTCATCACCAATTACTTTATCCGGAGCAATTTTGATGAATTCTGTCAAGTTCTGGATAGCTTCGTCAGGCTTGTTAGTCTTGAAGTTAGACCAGCCATACATACGCAATGTGATCGGGTTGTTGATTTTGCCTTTGATCTCTTCAAGCAATTGCAATGATTTTGCATAATCGTCAGCCGTAAATGCAAACTGAGCAGCACGCAATTTCATTTCAGGATCAGTAGTTCCGCTTTTCTGGATGTACAAATCGAAGTTTTCAGCAGCTTGTTTGTATTTCTGAGCCAGGAAGTACAACTCCGCAAGGTCTTTGTATGCCGGTGCAAAGTTAGGATCTGCTTCAATGGCCTTTTTGTAGTTTTCAAGCGCCAGGTTGTAGTTCTTACCACGAAGGTAAATCTGACCAATCGCGTTGTGAGCAGTTGCGTAGTTTGGTTTTGCTGTCAAAGCATATTCATAAGCCGTTACAGCAGCACCACCTTCATTACGTAACATTAATGCATCCCCTTTTGCAAGATAGGCGTCAGCAAGATTTTTATCTCTCTTAACAGCTTCATCCAGCAATCTGATTGCCTCAGCAGGATCGTTGTTTTTCTCGAAAAGCGTGTAAGCCTCGCCTATTCTGAAAAGAACCTCAGCATCTTTTTTCTTTTTCTTCTCTGCTTCGTCGAAAAGCTCTTTCGCTTTTGCTTTTTCTCCTTTGGCAAGAGCAACTGTTCCCTGACCTACTTTATTCAAATAGGATTTATCATCAATCGTAAGACCTTTATCAAAGGCTTTTTGTGCTTCGTCCAGTTGATTGGTTTTTATATAGTAATAACCAAGGTAATATTGGTTATCAGCAGAAGGCGTTGTTTCTGCGAGTTTTTTAAATAAATCACCTGCTTCATTGTAACGTTCTCCGTTGATCAATGCTAAGCCGTCCTGCGTAGTTTGTGCGTGTAAATTAACAAACGCTAATAAACCAATTACCAGTGCTACTAATTTCATTCTCATGTTTCTGTTCATTTTTTACCCGGTTAAAATAATGATAAAAAATTTGGCTTTCCAATAACAAGTCCCAAATCTTAAATTGTATTACACTTCTTAAAAATTCTTCCCCGTGGTTATTTCGAGCTCCCTGGGGTAAGGTACAGTTGGCAATAAGCCCATTTTTTGAATTATTAAACCTCCTACATCCCGTGCGATATAGGTCATTAGTCCGCCTCCCAATCCCGAATATCCTTCACGGCTGATGATATATAAATCCCGGTGGAGGGGATATCTTTTAAATTCAAGTCCGCTTTGAAAGGGCTGAATATAATTTGACAAAGAATCTGGATTAGCCTTTTGAGCAACACCCAATACGTTGATTCCTTTTGACAATTCCCTTGTTGCTAATGAATGCCCTTCGCTGATCCAGCTTACGCCTATAAAACCCAAATGTAGCGGGTTAGACCTGATATCTTTGATTACATTCTCGTTAGAACCAGCTGATGTAATACGCAAACGTTGAATGTCCTTGATCCCAAATTTATTAAGAATGAAGTTCAAGTTGCTTGCATTGGCATTGTCAAACACCAATGTTATAGGCCCTTTTTGATTTCCATCCTTCAACTGAGACCAGTCCGTAATTTTCCCTTCCAGTATTGCCTTAATCTCGGGCATTGTTATTAAGCTGTCCGTATTTGATTTGCTTACTACCAACGCCAGCCCATCAGTTGCAATGTGCTGAAACTTATGGGATCCTTTCTGCTTCTTAATGAGCTCTGTCTCCTTCTCGCTTAACTGCCTGGTCGAGAAAATGATCCGGGCACTGTCGTTAAGCAATTGACGAATCGCTTCTTGCTCTGGCTTATACTCTAACTTAAAATGCGTATTCGGGTAAATTCCCTCGTATGCATTCGTTAGCGCATTAACAATCGGCTTGAATGATTCGTCTGAGGCAACGGTAATTGTTCCCTGCCTCGGGTTATCAAGATCACCATTAGAACCACCGCAACCTAGCAAGCTCAGAAACGCTACTGATGTGCCGAGCAATATTCCGGCTGACCAAAATTTCATAGTTCTTTTTGATTTCTTCTTCTCCAAACCCTGTAACCTCTGTAAGCTCCGTACAAAATAAGTGTGCCAGCGAAAGCATTCCTTGCCAGACTGCCAACAGGTAACAACCTAAATGACAAGGAGGAGAGGACTAAAAAGACCCCTCCTCCTATGTATGTCAGAGCCATTAACACAGAGGTTAGATCACCGATCTTCTCATGCAATGGTTTTTCCCTCATGAGTTACTCCAGCTGGAAATTGATTGGCAAGTTGTACTTAACACGAACCGCACGTCCTGATTGCTTACCTGGTTTCCACTTCGGCATTGCTTTCACAACACGGATAGCTTCTTCGTCGCAACCAAAACCAAGTCCTTTCAATACAGCCACATCTTGGATACTACCATCCGTATTTACTACAAATGACATAAACACCCTTCCTGAAACGTTGGCACGTGAAGCTGCACTTGGGTATTTGATATTTTTACCTAAATACTTGTACATTTCAGCCGTACCACCTGGAAACTCGGGCTGCTGCTCAACAACGGTAAAAACCTTTTCCGGTTCTGGCGCTGCTTCTACAACTGTTCCTTTGCTTGGTGCCGCAACTGCTTCGGGAGCAACAATGATCTCGTTCGCATTGGGATCTCCTTCAACTGTTTTATCCGCAACAACAGCTTCCTTAATTTCTTCTACTGTTGGTGGTGGCACCTCTTCAGGCACTTCTTCATCCTTTTTAACCTCAGGAGGCAAGAACTTCACCGTATTCACCTTAGGTTGTTCAACCGGCGGTGGTGGCGGTGGTGGCGGTTCTGCCGGATCAATTGGCGGCGGTGGTATTTTCATTAAATCCACCTCAACCATTGCTACTTCTTCTTCCTCGCCAGCCGACAGTTTATTAATAATTGACGGTGTAAACATTGCAAGAACAAAGAGAGCTGCTCCGATTATGGTAGCCTTCGTCACATCGGCACGATAGCCCTGACGAAGTGAAAATGCTCCGTACGCCTTATTTCGATCAGCAAACACTATATCATCCAGTGTAGCATTCGGGCCTATTTCTGCCATGGCGCTTTGAATTTGATTTGATTAAATTGTTATTTTTCTACGATTTTGTCACCCAAGAGCTTTTTCTCCGAATCTGTCAGAGTCTCTACAAGTGCATATCTCTTTGATTTGGTAATGGCCATTTCGTCCAATACGTCAACCATGTTCTTATAGGTTGAAACCGGCGTTGGCTTGATTACCACAACAAAAGGATCGTTTCCTTTTTCATCCTTTGGATTTGCAGCATTGATACGCTTAGCAGAGTTGAAAATCACACTTCTCAAATCGAACCCGTAGCGGGTTGTTTTCAAAGATGCTTCTGCTTTATCGTCATCCGCAGCTACTCCATCCAGATAATATACATCGTCGTTGGCTCCCATAAAAAGGGTCAACACTTTTGACGCTTTTAGCGGTTCGGTTTTTTCCTGGTCCTTTTCATCCGTCTTATCAGGAACAGCCAGCGTCATAGATGTCGGTTTCGACATAGTTGTTGCTAGCATGAAAAACGTGATAAGCAAGAATCCCAAGTCCACCATTGGCGTCATGTCTACACGGGTAGACATCTTTTTGCCCCGAACCTTACCGTCACCTTTGCCATGCCCACCACCACCGGATTCTTCAATTGCTGCCATTTTCTCTTCTTATTAAAATGATCTCTTTAATTAAAATTAATCGTTCGTGTAGCCGGCAGGCGCTTGTTCGCTACCTGTGATCAGGTTGAACTTGTTGATGTTCTGCGACTGTAAGTTAGACAACACGTCCTTGAAAACCGGGAACTTGGAAAGATTGTCACCTTTCAAAGCGATCCTCAATTGACTGTTAGCCTTACGAGCTGCATAAACCCAGTCAGCCAGTTCACTTGCCCCCGTAGAGTCAACCGGGATACCTGGTTGCTTCACATTCGGCATTTGCTCCTTCGACATATTCAACCAAGGTTTCAATTGGTTCAATGGAAATCCAAAGCTTGATTGCAATGCAAATTTTGCTTTCTCAGTCTCAGTGAACGTGATCCCTTTTGATTGACCAATGTTTTCAAGCATTGCTGCTCTTACCGGTTTTGCATCCACTCCAAAGAACACTTTGCCCGCTTTGTCAATACTAATGACCATAATGTCATCATCAGGAACTTTAATCTGCGAAATGGAAGAGGGTGTTGTAATCTCCGCTTCATTCGACTTAAAAGTTGCCGTCATGATAAAGAACGTCAGTAGTAAGAACGCTACGTCAGTCATCGCTGTCATATCTGTATGCGGCGCATGCTTCTTAGGTCTTACCTTTCCCATAGCAAATATATAAGTTTTTTGTATATTAACGAAACTTTCATATTAATAGTTCAAAAAACTATTAATAATGTGTAGCAAAGTTTGATTGAAGGCTTAGGCCGATTTCATCAATGCTATAAGTAAGGTCGTCAACACGGCTGTTCAGGTAAGCGTATGAGATCGTTGCGATCGCAGAAGTACCGATACCAAGTGCCGTATTAATAAGGGCCTCAGAGATACCTGTGGCAAGTGCAGCGGAGTCAGGAGAACCTGATGTACCAAGAGCCGCGAAGGCTTTGATCATACCGATTACCGTTCCAAGAAGTGCCAAAAGTGTAGATGCACCTGCAAGTGTTGCGATAATCGTAAGGTTTTTCTGAAGCATTGGAAGTTCAAGCGTAGTTGCTTCTTCGATTTCTTTCTGAAGCGCTGCCAGTTTCTGCTCTTTGTCAAGTGCAGTCTCCGTAGTCAATTGCTTATATTTCAAAAGACCTGCTTTGATAACGTTACCAACAGAACCTTTTTGTCTGTCACATTCTTTAATTGCTTCTTCGATTTGGTTTTTGTCAAGAAGACCTCTCAGCTTCACAACGAATGCATCGATGCTTCCAGAACCTTGAGCTTTGTTCAAAGTGATCAAACGCTCGATTGTAAATGTTAACACGATCAGGAAACAAGTCATCAAAATTGGTACGATAGGACCTCCTTTGTAAACGATTCCGTAGTAATCACCATCGATTGGGCCTTTTGCGTGATCGCCATCTTTAAAGTGTTCGGGAGCTCCCAGAACAAAAATGTAAACTGCCAATGCAATCGCAAATAGTAGAGGGATTACCAATGCCGGGTTCAAACCGCCTTTGCCTTTTGTTGCTGCCGCAGCAGGCTTTGGAGCTGGTGCCGGACTTGTAGCTTTCTTTTCCATCAGACTTACTTTTAAAGGTTAAATTGAGATTTTGGTTGTGAATTAAATAAAACTTTTGGTTAAAACTGGATTTGGTAAAATAAAATTTTGATTGCGTTTTAGATATTAGCCTTCTACAAAAGTATGAGTTTTCCTTTTAAAAAAAAGCAAGCATTTCGTCAGTTTTTTTCCCGAAATTTTTGACATAGCACGTACAAATTGCATAATTTAAAGAAACCCGCACGTTTAATTTTCTTAGTTATTCTCGATTTTGTACTGATTAAGAACTAAATGCAATCTAAATTCAAACTTATACATAATTGTACTCTTTACAATGATCGCTGCGAACATGTTTTTCAAAGCTGCCGATTGTATTTCAAAATATTTCAACATTCTCGTAGAAAAGCAAATATTATTTTTCTCCTACTATTAGTTAAACAACAATTTTAAATTTTGGACAAGCCCTATTTTATGTGCCAGGGCAAATTTTACTAAAACAACAGAAGCAAGACACCGGTTTCCATCGTCAATGCTTACAGTTCCCGAATAATTTGTCACCACGGAAAACAGAATCGCAAAAATCAGGTAATTTTGACATCCGTTTCAGTCCCCGACGGTAACTTAACAAATTCATAACATCATGAAAATTGACAAGGAGTCTCTTAAAAAAATAGCCCACCTGGCCCGTTTGGAGATAAAACCAGAGGAAGAAGAAGGCATTTTAAAGAGTATGGACTCGGTATTGACGTGGATGGAGCAGCTGGACGAGGTGGATACTGATGGCGTTGAACCTCTGACTCATATCCTTAGCGAAGTGAACAACTGGCGCGAAGATGTGGGCGTGAACACGATGACGAGGGAAGATGCACTTGCAAATGCACCGGCAAAAAATGCTTCCTATATAATGGTCCCGAAGGTGATTGAGTAACTTATAGGACACTTTGTCCGTGTGCTCACCAATTTATCTGAAAATCGTCGGCATCATTCAATGCTGGGAAAGCGACCCGGTACGCATCAAGATCACCTTTATGGAAAGTGACGATCTTTTCCGTTTCTGCATTGGCCAGCATACTCAGCGGCTCCCCAAGATAATCGAGCGCAACCGAATCTCCCTGGTAAGTTAGCCCATTTGCATCCGAGCCAACGCGGTTCACGCCTACCACATAGCTTTGGTTTTCAATAGCCCGGGCTTTTAACAAAGTATTCCAGGCATGCGCACGCCTGGCCGGCCAATTCGCTACATATATAAGGATGTCATAAGGATCGGAAGCACTGTTACGGCTCCAAACGGGAAACCGGAGATCGTAGCAAACCAATGGGCAAACCTTCCAGCCCTTGTAATTAATGATCAGCCTGGATTTCCCGGGTGTATAGGTAAGGTGCTCATTTCCAAAACTGAAAAGATGCTTCTTATCATTAAATACATAGGAACCATCGGGAGCAACGCACATTAACCGATTGTAGAACCTCCCTTCTTCCTTTACAGCAAAGCTCCCGATGACAAGCGCGTTCGCTTGTGCAGCCATTTGCTTCATCCAGCGCGTGGTGGTGAAATTCATGGGTTCGGCCGCTGCGGTGTTCATTGTGAAACCCGAGTTGAACATTTCCGGAAGCACAATGATATCCACCGGACCCGACAGCGTCGCTATTTTTTCTTCAAGCGTTGCCAGGTTAGCAGTCGTGTTTTCCCAAAACAGGTCGGTTTGAATTAAAGCGACCGACAATGTTTCCGTAGACTGTTCTGCTATCATGGTGGATGCTTTAATGAGTGAATGAGTGAATGAGTAAGTGAGTGGGCAATGACTTCATTGCTATTGTTTTATTCACTCATTCACTCATTAAAAATTATCTCCGCCCCGGAAAACGCATGCGGTAATCTGAGTCTACATTGCCTTTTGTAATGTCCGCGAGTTTCCTTTTGATTAATTGCTTTTTCAATGTTGGCAGGTAATCGACGAAAAGTTTGCCTAACAAATGATCATATTCATGCTGAATGATCCTGGCGGCCATTCCGGTATATTCTTCGGTATACTCATTCCAATCCGTATCGCGGTAACGGATTTTCACGCGCTCGGGGCGGTATACATCGCCACGGATCCCCGGAATGCTCAGACAGCCTTCTTCAAATGCCCATTCTTTACCATCCTCTTCCAGGATTTCAGGGTTGATGAATGTTTTTTTGAAATCAGCCAATGAAAGATCCGGTTCATCGTCGTCGTCATCGTCTTTTTCACTGAACGGCGTTGCGTCCACCACAAAAACACGGATATTCATGCCGATCTGCGGCGCTGCCAGCCCTACCCCATTTGCACCATGCATGGTCTCAAACATATCTTCTGAAAGTTTTTTCAGATCAAGCTGGTCTTTTTCAATGAATTGGGTTGGTTTTCTCAGGATAGGATCTCCGTATGCTACGATGGGATAAATCATTGTAATGCGACTTTATTCGTTGTAATATAATGTAACCTGTAAATGCCGCTCACCTTTTACTTTCCATATAAGACTGGAGAATGATCGTGGCGCTTATTTTATCAATGTTGCCCTTTTCCCGTCGGTCGCTCTTTTTGGAGCCGGACGCAATCATGGATTGCAGGGCCATAGACGACGTGAACCTTTCGTCGTGTGCGTGTACAGGAATGTCCGGAAATGTTTTTTTCAGGATTTTAATAAATGCGGTTACTCTTGCCGCATTCTCACTTTCCGTATTATCAAGCCTTTTCGGCATTCCTACTATAAATGCTTCGATTGGTTCACTGGCTGCGTATTTCTTTAAAAACTCCGTTAAGTCATGCGTCCTGACCGTATCAAGGGCAGTGGCAATGATCTGCAAAGGATCTGTAACAGCAATACCGGTGCGTTTGGCACCATAATCAATCGCCAGAAGACGCGGCATTTATCTTAAAGAATGTTAATTGCTTGCAAAGATAAGACCTTTCAATTAGCTTTTCCTGATAGTGCGGGCTCAATATAGATTTTGATACACGCATCACAGAATCCGATTATCTTTGTTTCATGATTGAAAAGCGCTGGATACACAACCCTGAATTTACTTCTGAACAAACACACATTGTCCTGGAACTGGCCGAATCGTTAAAAGTAAGCCCGTCGCTGGCTACCCTTTTGGTACAACGCGGCATCCTTGATTTTGAGCAATCCCGAAACTTTTTCCGCCCCGACCTTGCGCATTTACATGATCCGTTTTTAATGCAGGACATGTATGCAGCCGTCAGCAGGCTGAATGATGCGATCAGAAATGGTGAAAAAATATTGGTTTACGGAGATTATGATGTGGACGGCACCACTTCCGTCGCATTGTTCTACGGTTTTTTGAAAAAAATATATCCAAATCTCGACTATTACATTCCCGACCGTTACGAAGAAGGCTACGGCGTTTCGTGGCAAAGCATTGACTGGGCGCACGCAAACGGTTTTTCACTCATTGTAACACTGGATTGCGGTGTAAAATCGGTTGATAAAGTTACTGCTGCCAAAGAAAGAGGCATCGACTTCATTATATGTGATCACCACCGGCCCGGTTCTGAGCTGCCGCCGGCAGTTGCTGTCCTCGACCCAAAAAGAGATGATTGCGCATATCCTTATAAAGAACTCACAGGCTGCGGCGTTGGATTTAAACTGCTGCAAGCCTTCTGTATAGACAATGAAATAGACCCGGCGGGTTTGTTCGATCATCTGGACCTGCTGGTGATCAGCATTGCTTCGGACATTGTGCCTATTACGGGTGAAAACCGGATTTTGGCATATTATGGTTTGCAAAGATTAAATGCTGCACCAAGATGTGGCGTTAAAGCATTGATCCAAATCGCCGGATTGAATGGTGTGCTGGACATTACCAATGTGGTTTTTGGTCTCGGGCCAAGAATTAATGCGGCTGGACGGATCAAGCATGCGAAAGAGGCAGTAAGACTTTTACTATGCGAAGAAAACGAAGAAGCCGCTGATTTTGCACACGAGATTAACAAGCACAACAGCGAGCGACGAACCTTTGACACCAGCATCACGGAACAGGCGCTTTTCATGATTGAAAACGACGACTGGTTTACGACCGCAAAAAGTACCGTATTATATAAGGAAGACTGGCACAAAGGCGTGATCGGAATTGTCGCGAGCCGGTGCATTGAAAAATACCATCGTCCGACCATTATATTAACGCAATCACATGGAAAAGCCGCAGGTTCCGCACGGTCGGTTCCGGGATTTGATGTGTATGAAGCTATTGAGGAATGTGCGGATCTTTTGGAACAATATGGCGGGCATACTTTCGCAGCAGGGCTTACATTGCCTTTGCAAAATGTGGAAGCATTCAAAACGCGTTTCAATGACATTGTAAGCAGCCGTATCTTACCCGATCAGCTCATCCCGATGATCAATATCGATATGTTGCTAGAACTGGATGTGATCACGCCGAAATTTTATAACATTCTCCGTCAAATGGGCCCCTTTGGTCCCGGAAACATGACGCCGATCTTTGAATCCCGCAATGTTTCACTGGCGGGAAGGCCAACGATCATGAAGGAAAAGCATCTTAAATTCGATGTAAAGCAGAATGATTCCGGAATATTCACGGCGATCGGCTTCGGCATGGCGCACTTTTATCCGGATTTAATTAACGGAAGGCTGTTTTCGATCGCGTATTGCCTTGAAGAGAATAACTTTCGGGACAAAAAAACGTTACAACTGTCTTTAAAAGACATCAAGTTTCTTTAAGCCCTCAGCATGCGCTCTGGGCCAGCAAACAGATAAAAAACAATGATATTAAGAACCGAAAACCTTGTAAAAAAATACGGGGTTCGTCTTGTCAACAATAATGTAAGCTATCAGGTTGAACAGGGCGAAATTGTAGGTTTGCTTGGGCCGAATGGTGCTGGTAAAACAACCTCTTTTTACATGGCCGTAGGATTGGTTAAACCCAACAGCGGAAAAGTTTACCTGGACGATAAGGACATTACGAGCCTTCCTATGTACAAGCGTGCGCGCCTGGGCCTGGGCTATCTCGCGCAGGAAGCCTCTGTTTTCCGATCATTGACGGTTGAGGAAAACATTCGTGCTGTGCTGGAAATGACAGACCTCTCCCGCGCTGATCAAAGACAGAAAGTGGAAGAACTGCTGGAAGAGTTTCACCTGACGCACGTGCAGAAAAGTAAGGGAATGGTGCTTTCGGGAGGAGAACGCCGCCGGACCGAAATCGCCCGCGCGCTGGCAGTGGACCCTAA of Dyadobacter chenhuakuii contains these proteins:
- the gatC gene encoding Asp-tRNA(Asn)/Glu-tRNA(Gln) amidotransferase subunit GatC encodes the protein MKIDKESLKKIAHLARLEIKPEEEEGILKSMDSVLTWMEQLDEVDTDGVEPLTHILSEVNNWREDVGVNTMTREDALANAPAKNASYIMVPKVIE
- a CDS encoding amidohydrolase gives rise to the protein MIAEQSTETLSVALIQTDLFWENTTANLATLEEKIATLSGPVDIIVLPEMFNSGFTMNTAAAEPMNFTTTRWMKQMAAQANALVIGSFAVKEEGRFYNRLMCVAPDGSYVFNDKKHLFSFGNEHLTYTPGKSRLIINYKGWKVCPLVCYDLRFPVWSRNSASDPYDILIYVANWPARRAHAWNTLLKARAIENQSYVVGVNRVGSDANGLTYQGDSVALDYLGEPLSMLANAETEKIVTFHKGDLDAYRVAFPALNDADDFQINW
- the def gene encoding peptide deformylase, encoding MIYPIVAYGDPILRKPTQFIEKDQLDLKKLSEDMFETMHGANGVGLAAPQIGMNIRVFVVDATPFSEKDDDDDDEPDLSLADFKKTFINPEILEEDGKEWAFEEGCLSIPGIRGDVYRPERVKIRYRDTDWNEYTEEYTGMAARIIQHEYDHLLGKLFVDYLPTLKKQLIKRKLADITKGNVDSDYRMRFPGRR
- the ruvX gene encoding Holliday junction resolvase RuvX, translated to MPRLLAIDYGAKRTGIAVTDPLQIIATALDTVRTHDLTEFLKKYAASEPIEAFIVGMPKRLDNTESENAARVTAFIKILKKTFPDIPVHAHDERFTSSMALQSMIASGSKKSDRREKGNIDKISATIILQSYMESKR
- the recJ gene encoding single-stranded-DNA-specific exonuclease RecJ; this encodes MIEKRWIHNPEFTSEQTHIVLELAESLKVSPSLATLLVQRGILDFEQSRNFFRPDLAHLHDPFLMQDMYAAVSRLNDAIRNGEKILVYGDYDVDGTTSVALFYGFLKKIYPNLDYYIPDRYEEGYGVSWQSIDWAHANGFSLIVTLDCGVKSVDKVTAAKERGIDFIICDHHRPGSELPPAVAVLDPKRDDCAYPYKELTGCGVGFKLLQAFCIDNEIDPAGLFDHLDLLVISIASDIVPITGENRILAYYGLQRLNAAPRCGVKALIQIAGLNGVLDITNVVFGLGPRINAAGRIKHAKEAVRLLLCEENEEAADFAHEINKHNSERRTFDTSITEQALFMIENDDWFTTAKSTVLYKEDWHKGVIGIVASRCIEKYHRPTIILTQSHGKAAGSARSVPGFDVYEAIEECADLLEQYGGHTFAAGLTLPLQNVEAFKTRFNDIVSSRILPDQLIPMINIDMLLELDVITPKFYNILRQMGPFGPGNMTPIFESRNVSLAGRPTIMKEKHLKFDVKQNDSGIFTAIGFGMAHFYPDLINGRLFSIAYCLEENNFRDKKTLQLSLKDIKFL
- the lptB gene encoding LPS export ABC transporter ATP-binding protein, with the translated sequence MILRTENLVKKYGVRLVNNNVSYQVEQGEIVGLLGPNGAGKTTSFYMAVGLVKPNSGKVYLDDKDITSLPMYKRARLGLGYLAQEASVFRSLTVEENIRAVLEMTDLSRADQRQKVEELLEEFHLTHVQKSKGMVLSGGERRRTEIARALAVDPKFILLDEPFAGVDPIAVEDIQSIVAKLKHKNIGILITDHNVNETLSITDRAYLLFEGKILKQGSAEELAEDEVVRRVYLGQNFELKRKI